A segment of the Eptesicus fuscus isolate TK198812 chromosome 9, DD_ASM_mEF_20220401, whole genome shotgun sequence genome:
CCCAGCCGGGAGGCTGCGGTAGCAGCTCCACACACCGGCAGGGgttggggaaggaggcaggcgCTGGGCAGCAGCCTGCCATCCCTCTGTCCCAGGTGAATTTTATGAGCTTCCTGCCTGGGCAAAGGTTATCTTGGCCGGTGGCTCCCACCCCTAAAATAAATCCCCACGCTGGTGTGATCTTCGGACTTCCCGTATGAACAAAGCACTTCAActttgcaggggtggggaacgtccggcccacgggccgtataaagcctgagaaatcatttggtctggccctgccaaggcattaggggtgcgttaattaaatatttggccAAACAGAGCAGAACTAATTTTTAGgttgatgattttgtatggcccttgaatgatgttataaatatccaaatggcccttggccgacaaaaggttccccacccccgaCTTACAAGGGTAAGGTGGAGTGAGGCGCAGACAGATGCCCGCTTCCAAATGTTCGCCAGTCAGAACAAACCCCACCCACCCGGGCCCCTACCTTGCAGTCCACGCTCAGCATGTGCCGGGCGATGACCTTGGGGTCGTTGCTGGTGAACAGCTCCTTGGCTCGCTTCAGCATCGCTGTTTCCAGGGGCTTGTTCTCCGGCGGAAGGAGCTTCGACACGAAGTCGTTGGGCCTGAAGGAGGAGGCAGTCTCCAGGAGGGGCAGCGCAAACTCGGCCTCGGCATCCTGCCCCTGGCCCATCTGCGCCGCTGCCGGTGGCGCCCGGGGCCTGGCCCTGTCACTGTCATCAAGAATCAGGTAGTTGGTGCCAGAGTTCCGGGGACCCGGCGCCCCATTCTGCTTGGCCTTCAGCAGCTCCACGTAGCTGTCCTGGGCGCAGAAGGGCGGCCTGGCTCCCCGGTCACAGCCTGTGGCCGCGGCGGGGTTCAGTTCACAGTAGTTGGCCTCGGAGGGGAGCCAGGGGGATGGAGACGGGGGAGCCTTGAGGAGGGGCGCCTTGCAGGGCTTGGGGGGTGGCTTGGGGCACAGCTGGCTGTCTGAGCCCCTCAGCGCCTCCCCTGCCCTGGCGTCCGAGGAGACCCTCCGAACCACCGCCGGGCTCAGCGTGGGCTCGCTGCCCGTCCTGAAAACCGGGGAGCTTGGGCAGGGGCTTGTGTCCACACCCGAGGATTGAGGGGGCATCTTACAGCCTGTGGAGGGTAAGACAGGGTCAGAAACAGCTCAGCTGTGGGGAGAACACACAACAAACAAGAGTGACGGCGCCCCAGCTCTCAATTCACGCCCTTGGCCATGAGTTTTCATCCCCAAAAGGTAACTCAGTGCGACCACCCATGCCCAGTCTAGAGACGTCTAGGACATTCTGAGGGCAAAGTTGGCCCCACCCCACAGTTCCGGGGGAACTGAAGCCCCAGGGACTCCCGGCAGCTGGGCTGTCACAGAAAGTTAGGCCGGTCAGAGCCGGAAAACACATGGACTCTGGCAGCGAGTCATTGAACCGTGCCCTCAGAGACCCGTCTTTAGCCACCTCGCACACAGGTCTCTGCTCCCTCAGCACCAGGGCGGGCCCAGCCTGCTCTAAGGGAGAGCTAGACACCCactgggaagggggggggggaagacggTGCAACAACCCGCATCGAAGTAGTTTAAGGAGCATTAGGAAAATCACCTTGTGGTCCCAAGGAAGGTCAGGTATAAAAAGAATGAGAGCTAACCCCACGGCTACTGATATAATTGCTTCCTCGGtttccccacaccccacacctccGCACTCCTCTGGCTGTGAAAGGAGAACGGAGAGGAAGAGGGGTTGCTAGGCAGTTGCTCctccacgcgccccggggccagCCCACCCGCTCTGGCCTGGGAGTGGACCACTTAGGCAGGCGCACTCGTCATGAAGACCCACGTTCGCGCATGGGcttggaatcagaaaacctgagttcaAATGCTGGCTTACCCGCTTACCTGATCGATGCCTCGGGACAAGGCACttaacctctgtgcctcagttgcctcaGCCTCGAAAAGGGAATAACCACGCTCGCCTTGTCACGAGGCTCAAAAGCTAGTACATGAAGCCCCCAGCTCAGGGATTCGCATCCGGATCTAGTCCTACAAACCTCTGCAGGCAGAGCCCTATGTCCTTCCCAAAGGAGGTGACCAGATGGAGCAGAAAAACAGCCTGAAGGAAATCAGGGGAACACTGTCGcccccccgcttcccccccccccgcccccgacatTCCCAGTGACCTACCAATCGGCAGGTAGCTCTCCGATTGGTGGGCTTTGAGGGACAAGGCTCTTCTGTCCTGCATGTGATCCAGGCAGGCGGGCTGGCTGCCGCTCTTCTCTTTATTTCTGGAGCAAAAGACAAGCCGGGCAGAAACCTATCATTAAGTCATAGAGCCTTTAAGCAACGCCGCGGAACGATTGCTCAGAACCAGAGAGCCTCCGCATACCCCAACAGGCCAGGAATGTCTGCGGGTGAGAGCACTGCTGATGGGGCGATTATGACATGACTGTGCCGTGGGCTCCGTCCCGCAGCCCCGccacccagccagccaggccaggaggcctcctctgGGCCGTCCCAATCAGTTGATCAGAGCAGGGTAAAAGTTTCAGAATATTCTCAGGAAAACCTGACAAACTGAAACGTGCACTTTTTACAGAGCCTAACATTCTTACCAAGGAGGAGCGACTTAATTACCTGCCATTCCCCCATTATGTAACAGTGTCACAGTTTCCACTTCAGTGTAAACCTCAGGTCCCCCAAATACTCCCCAGGCCCGCCCGGAGGCCGTCacacccacagccccctccctcgGGCTGGGGGTGGCAGCTGGGAGGCGCAGAGCGCAGGCCCGCAGGGGAAAGGTGGGATACACTGCACACAGCTGGCTAGCGTTCTCCAGGCCTTTGCCAATTCAGGTGGGAATGTCTCCAGCACCGAGGAACAGAATCTCCTTTTTGCTGGAAGAGAAAGCACTATACAAGTTGTAATGACCTTTCCTCGGCCCTCCTACAAGCTTACGTTACAGAAATCGCAACGTTTTTCCTACCTTTTCAAgcaccaaagaaaaaaaaaaaaaaaccgattttttaaaaaaaaccaccacccCAAATTCCCAGCAACAGAGAAATTCCAGCAACCCCTCAGAGATaaggcaggggcagagggcaaATTCCAAAAGGCAATGGCTTCTGAAAAGTGATCCTTAAGCAGTGATCACCGGGACAGTCAGACTCCGCTGGCCACACACCAAGCTGGAATGCAACCTGGCTGGGCACACACCTTTGCCCAGGTGGCGGCCCGCCAGCCAACCAGCGGCCGGAGTCAGGGACGCGCAggagcgcgggggggggggggggggggggggggggggggggggaggggaggtgggcaggacGCTGGTCATTACTGACGTTGAGcctaccccacccccacggcCAGACACTTCTGCGCCCGCTGCCTGTGCCCAGAGGTGACAGAGCTTCGGAGCTCTGCTCTCCAAGGGCGGGCGGAGGAGTGCTCTGCTAGGCCTGTCTCGTTCACGTGGAGGCTCTCCCAGGCTTTCTTCCATTgcttaccttaaaaaaataatgtattttaaagccCGGGCTCCGAAGGCAGACCAGgggccctcctcccagggccagactcAGCGGGGCCTGTGTGTGTCGACCACCACCCGCTGGCCCTGCCATGGCATTAACTCCCTGCTTGTCAGCTGAAGAATCCCCAGAAGGAACAAGAGAAGAGGACCCAGCACTTGAACATTTTAAGGGATCTCCAGTCTAGTCTTATGACCATGGGAAGGAGAATTCCTAAATACCTTAGATAAAAGttcttcctccctgccctgcccgggtggctcagttggttggagcatcgtcccgtacgCTAAAatggttgccggttcaattcccggtcagggcacatgcttaggttgcgggtttgatccctgtcaGGGTGTGTATTGGAGGCaaccgactgatgtttctctccctctctctctccctttctctctcccttcctatctctctaaaatcaataaaaaacatattattgggtgagaatttttttaaaaaagttctccctcccttcctgcaaCTGCCCTCAGTCTTGCATTCTACTTCCCTCCAGAAATAATAATCATTATGATTAACGCTTGCCTAGCACTTATGTGCTGTTCTAAGCACTGTGCACACTGAAACCATTTAACCCTCACAAGCCCCATCTTCCCAGGTGAGGcaagtgaggcccagagcaggcaggcagcttgCCCAGGGTTCACCAGGTGAGAGGCGGGCCAGCATTCACgtccaggcaggggtgggggtgggagggggcacagcCAGATGCTGACTGACATCTACTAGAGCTTCCTAGTAGCACAGCTGTACTTTGTATTACTCAGAATCCTGTGTTTCACTTGTGAACTTTTGAATTCAGGAAATTACTGTTTATGACATTTCCTCCTGGTCCATCTGATGAGTATCTTTCCAAGGAGGGCGAGCTCCTTGTCCGCCTCACCAAGCCCGGACACGGCCGGAGGGCCCCTCCGCGGTCCCGACACCACCCGGAGGCCCTGACCCACCTGAGCAGGTTTCCTCTGGGCAAGCTCGGCTCGCGGGCCTGGACGCTGCCCGTGGTGAGGCTCAGCCTCTTGGCCACGTCTGGCCTTCCCTCCACCAGGCTGCCCTcccgggccaggccagggggcgTGCCGTAGCGCTCCTCCAGGCACCGCAGGGGCACCGTCCTGTTGATGGGCTGGAAGATGATGGCTCCGCTCTGCTGGGAGATGGGCCGCCGGTTGCCCACGTAGCAGCGCACCAGGCCGGGGATGGAGTCGAAGCTCTCCATCTCAAACTGGTACTGCACGCGGCTGTAGGCCTCGCTGAGCCGAAGGACTGTCCGCTGGATCTTGAAGTGCTGAGCGAGGTTCTTCCACTGACAGGTCAGCACAAAGTTCCCGGGGCTGGACAGAGAGTCTCGAACCAGGAAGTCGCCATCTCGCTGCACGAGGTTTTCTGACACCTTGGGGGCAAAACCGTGAGTGAGGAGCAGGAAAGCAAGGCCAGCTTacattccttttaaaaactgtatttctcCCCCCTTCTTTGGGCCAACGGAAGACAATGCCGTGTTGTCTCTACTCCCTCAGTTGGCTCTTGACTTTTCAAAAGTCTAATTCTTAGAAGACCCAGCCATTCAtgctggccactcagtatgtgccAAGTCCTGCTGTAGGCTCCGGGTTCATAGCAGTGACTGAGGCAGACTGGAGACCCCACTGCATGGAGCTTCTATTTGGAGTGGAGAGCTTCTTTTTAGTGAGGAGGGTATGGTATGTCAGATGTCATAAAGTGAAGGAAAAAGTACACTAGGAGGTAAGTGCCTGGGAGGGGATCGGGCGATCGCCGTCACAAGGTGGCGCATGATCAGTTCCCAATTGAGTTGGTGCCACAGGTAAACGACGTGGTTGCCGAGGAAGGGGGCTTGGCCAGGAGAGGTTttaaggaggaggcaggagccccGCTGGTCTGAAGGCGAGGGAAAATTTGGATGGTGCAAAGGCAGTGCTCCACGTGGGGCTCAGCATGAGCACAGGGTGGGGCTAGCAAGGGGCAGGGTGCTTGGAGGAGGAAATGATGGGGCTGGAGCAAAGGATCTGCGAAAtgggcgggcagggctgggcttggaCAGGACCCTGGCCAGATGGAGGCCCTGGAACAAAGTTGGGAGGAATATACATCTGCATCCATAATATATGCAAAGCACAAGTACAATGGAACACagtatttgataaaaaaaaaaatcgttaACTATGAGGACGCTGACGTTTATAGAAAAAGGAGAATGTACACTGCGGTGCAGCACGATCTGATAGGCAGTTGGCCCGGGTTTGCATTCTGGCTccgctgtgtgactctgggcaagttacctaatctCTCTGTGGCTCCGTTATGGGACCTGAAAAGTAGGGATCATGTGACTACAGAGCAGCAGTCAAAATGGAAAGGAGTGTTAGCTATaactatcattattattgttacagTGTTCAGTTATGCAAGCTGGAATGATGCGGAGCTGAAAATTTACACTCACGGCAAGTGGAAACAAATTTTATGGTCGAGATAGGGAGAAGCATGGCAGCGACAGTCACAGATTTTATAAAGTTTGATCATTTTTCCAGGCCATTCCAACATTTGATCAGTTAGCTTAGAACAGTATGCCACCATGGCTACTTTAAGTTGCATCTttgccttaaaaatattttttgtcacCCCCCCCAAATTTCCATTTCTTGGAATTGAGCCTGAGGAAATAATTATAGTTGTGAACATAGCAGTTATCTTACAGGATGTTGGTCAGCATGCCCAATAAATAATGGTGCATGTGTACAACGAAAATGCACACAATGTAGAATGGGAGTATTTGATAGCTGGAGAAAATTCTCAGGGTATGCCATTAAGTGGAGAAAGTGGGCTTCCAAAAAGTATATGTGGTGTGATGTCATCCTTGATTTAGAAAAGTCTGGGAGGATTTATATCAAACTATTCACAGTGGTTATCTCCAGGAGGGAGAATTATGGGTGAGGGGgtaattttctcccttttttgctCCCTGTATTTTCTACaatcaaatttaaactttttaaaaaaagagagaaaaagttagACTAAGGATTATTTCTTTGATAAGGCTGAGAAATctgcttcattaaaaaaaataactcatgACATGAtgcccttcccctcacccccacccactcctTTCCTGTCATGTTGTCTTGGGTAAATGACTGGCGGGTCAGGTTGTCATAAAAGCCCAAGGAAAATTCTGGACCTTGGTTCTgtacttgttttgttttccactttCTATATTATTAAGCAAACAAAACCCCATTATTTATGGCTGTCGCTCAAACAACAATCACAAGGTACATTCCAGGCCATGAATCTGTGATCACTGATCTGgtccctcttctcccccatccCTGGGCCAGGGGTCGGGCAGTGCACAGGGGGCGTTGTTGCTCTGCGCCGCTGCCTCAATGATACCCCTCTCTTTATCGGAAATTAAGCCACTGCCTCAGAAAGGAAGCAGGCTCCGGAGGCGTGAGGCTGCAGGCAGCCAGCCAACAGTTCAATCATCGGCACCACAGCCCGGCCTTACTTCTCAGGTACCACCCTgcggtggctgcctcctgcctgccccgtGTTTGCAGACCACAGAACACCTGCCTTTTCCGCATCCACTCGCTGGGCGTGTGGAAGTGTACTTTGGTTTTCTGACTTTCGCTTTTCCCAAGGTGTCCTTAGAGGCAGGCCGAAGTTAAGCCACGGCAGGCCGTTTTATAGTATTTGTTTTTGGCTAAACGGGGGCTCTCTCCTACACGGCCTTGGTGCGTGACCCTGCAGGGTCATCGGTCTGGGCACTGTTTGAGAACAGCCGGGTGTGtgctggcagggaggaggcaggtacCTGTCGGGGGATGCGGCCGTGGTACCAGGCGTGGCTGCGCAGGTCCTCACTGCtcagcagcagctcctcctccagctccttcttCAGCCTCTCAGGGGTTCTGTCCATGACGTGCCTCTCCTTGGAGAACTGCAACACAGAGTCCACACTGACCTCCCGCCCTGCCCACGCccgccaggccaggccaagctgGCGACGACTGCCCGCCTTACGGTTGGCTGCTCTGCTGATCAAACCTGAATATGCCCAGAGCCCTGTCCAGGTAGGGGAGCCTGGATAATGATTACAATTAGCTGTGACCTTTCATTTCTCTGGCTGTAAGTGTGCAGTATAATGTCCACCTGCACATGGGGACTGTGATAGGAGAGATGGCCACGTTGTGCCTTTATCTACTCAGGTAGCAGTTAAAAACGtggagagctgggcaggggcaccaGAGAGAGATGTGCGGGCATGAGGCACACTGAGGCCGCAGAGAGCTTCCTCAGCGCTGTCCTGGGAACCGAAGCCGGGAAGGACAGCCGTCCCCAGCTGGCTGGTGGTGACAGCTCTGGATTCGCTGCTGTTGGCAAATCCAGGCCAGGAATGGAGTCAGCCTTAGAGAGACTTTCAGAGCAACTGGACAGAGTAACTTTACGTTTCTTGAATCTAATAATAGAAGTCGACGTCTACATTTTGTATgcctttttaatttcatttttctaatattttatttttaagtcagatTGGAAGTTGAAACTTTAAACCAAAACAGACAGCTGGTCCTTCACCTCAGATAGTCTGAGTCTCTGCTCTGGGTCATCCCCAGGCGGCCAGGGCAGGAGGTCTGGGTGGGCAACACTGGCTTCCAGTTTAATTTAGAAACCACACCCACTTACGACCTGTGAACTGCACTGGGACATCTGCCCGGTTCCCAGCAAAACCAGGCTCAGGGACGGCTGGCTGAAGGTCATGGGAGCAGGAAAAGGCTGTGTCCTTGTGTTTTCCCAAGTTCCCCTGCTTGGCCTCAAAAGCCCTAAGGAACTAGCAAGCTATCCTTATCACACTGCTCGGTCCCTGAGCGGGGACAGGGCCCAGAGGCCTCTCCACcgcagaaaatgaaaacagacagGGTTTCCCGGCTGGATTCTTATCCCGGTCTTTCTGAGCATGTGAGCCCGTGAAGGCACTGGCCTCAGAATGACTCAGGGGCCACTTTCAAGGTGGGGCTCTGGCTTACTAATTGTttacttctccctcctcctctcccccaccatTGTTCTTCCAGTGCAGGCATGGGAGGGTTTGATAAGCTGAATTCACATCAGAGAGGCTGCCATCGGCTGCCTGATGCCCGCAGGCGTCAGCAGTGCTGTGGGTTCTGTCGGCTCGGACCACTGATCATGCACAGGTGCCCCTGAAGACAGCTCGCTGGGAAGACGGGAGTGTAGAATGTAGACGGTCCACTGGGCCACGTCTACTGTTAGTTTAGTGTCTGTCTCGCTCC
Coding sequences within it:
- the BCAR3 gene encoding breast cancer anti-estrogen resistance protein 3 isoform X1; translated protein: MAAGKFASLPRNMSVNHQFPLASSMDLLSSKSPLADHRTDAYQDVSIHGTLPRKKKGPPPLRSCDSFSHAGTLPHSKSPRHNSPLTQDIIQEHPRQDWKGEVFTSRDQQLLDPTLEYVKFSKERHVMDRTPERLKKELEEELLLSSEDLRSHAWYHGRIPRQVSENLVQRDGDFLVRDSLSSPGNFVLTCQWKNLAQHFKIQRTVLRLSEAYSRVQYQFEMESFDSIPGLVRCYVGNRRPISQQSGAIIFQPINRTVPLRCLEERYGTPPGLAREGSLVEGRPDVAKRLSLTTGSVQAREPSLPRGNLLRNKEKSGSQPACLDHMQDRRALSLKAHQSESYLPIGCKMPPQSSGVDTSPCPSSPVFRTGSEPTLSPAVVRRVSSDARAGEALRGSDSQLCPKPPPKPCKAPLLKAPPSPSPWLPSEANYCELNPAAATGCDRGARPPFCAQDSYVELLKAKQNGAPGPRNSGTNYLILDDSDRARPRAPPAAAQMGQGQDAEAEFALPLLETASSFRPNDFVSKLLPPENKPLETAMLKRAKELFTSNDPKVIARHMLSVDCKVARILEVSEEMRKNMGVSSGLELITLPYGHQLRLDIIERHSTMAIGIAVDILGCTGTLEDRAATLNRVIQVAVELKDSMGDLYSFSAIMKALEMPQITRLEETWTALRRQYTQTAILYEKQLKPFSKTLHEGRESTCVLPNNISVPLLMPLVTLMERQAVLFEGTDTWEKNNESCEIMMNHLTTARRMAEAAHSYRMNAERILEGFQPDEEMSEIIKTEFQMRLLWGSKGAQVNQAERYEKFNQILTALSRKLEPPPVKQAEL
- the BCAR3 gene encoding breast cancer anti-estrogen resistance protein 3 isoform X2, with translation MDRTPERLKKELEEELLLSSEDLRSHAWYHGRIPRQVSENLVQRDGDFLVRDSLSSPGNFVLTCQWKNLAQHFKIQRTVLRLSEAYSRVQYQFEMESFDSIPGLVRCYVGNRRPISQQSGAIIFQPINRTVPLRCLEERYGTPPGLAREGSLVEGRPDVAKRLSLTTGSVQAREPSLPRGNLLRNKEKSGSQPACLDHMQDRRALSLKAHQSESYLPIGCKMPPQSSGVDTSPCPSSPVFRTGSEPTLSPAVVRRVSSDARAGEALRGSDSQLCPKPPPKPCKAPLLKAPPSPSPWLPSEANYCELNPAAATGCDRGARPPFCAQDSYVELLKAKQNGAPGPRNSGTNYLILDDSDRARPRAPPAAAQMGQGQDAEAEFALPLLETASSFRPNDFVSKLLPPENKPLETAMLKRAKELFTSNDPKVIARHMLSVDCKVARILEVSEEMRKNMGVSSGLELITLPYGHQLRLDIIERHSTMAIGIAVDILGCTGTLEDRAATLNRVIQVAVELKDSMGDLYSFSAIMKALEMPQITRLEETWTALRRQYTQTAILYEKQLKPFSKTLHEGRESTCVLPNNISVPLLMPLVTLMERQAVLFEGTDTWEKNNESCEIMMNHLTTARRMAEAAHSYRMNAERILEGFQPDEEMSEIIKTEFQMRLLWGSKGAQVNQAERYEKFNQILTALSRKLEPPPVKQAEL
- the BCAR3 gene encoding breast cancer anti-estrogen resistance protein 3 isoform X4: MAAGKFASLPRNMSVNHQFPLASSMDLLSSKSPLADHRTDAYQDVSIHGTLPRKKKGPPPLRSCDSFSHAGTLPHSKSPRHNSPLTQDIIQEHPRQDWKGEVFTSRDQQLLDPTLEYVKFSKERHVMDRTPERLKKELEEELLLSSEDLRSHAWYHGRIPRQVSENLVQRDGDFLVRDSLSSPGNFVLTCQWKNLAQHFKIQRTVLRLSEAYSRVQYQFEMESFDSIPGLVRCYVGNRRPISQQSGAIIFQPINRTVPLRCLEERYGTPPGLAREGSLVEGRPDVAKRLSLTTGSVQAREPSLPRGNLLRNKEKSGSQPACLDHMQDRRALSLKAHQSESYLPIGCKMPPQSSGVDTSPCPSSPVFRTGSEPTLSPAVVRRVSSDARAGEALRGSDSQLCPKPPPKPCKAPLLKAPPSPSPWLPSEANYCELNPAAATGCDRGARPPFCAQDSYVELLKAKQNGAPGPRNSGTNYLILDDSDRARPRAPPAAAQMGQGQDAEAEFALPLLETASSFRPNDFVSKLLPPENKPLETAMLKRAKELFTSNDPKVIARHMLSVDCKTQHHGHRHCSGHSGLHGHFGGPSSHPQSGHPGGGGAEGLHGGPLFLLGHHESPGDAADYKARRNVDCPAAPVHPNRHPLREATEAIQQNSARGPRVHVRPPKQYISPPADASCDFNGTTGCPF
- the BCAR3 gene encoding breast cancer anti-estrogen resistance protein 3 isoform X3; translated protein: MPKECSAFHALSAALCCFYHRKSFLGVKFSKERHVMDRTPERLKKELEEELLLSSEDLRSHAWYHGRIPRQVSENLVQRDGDFLVRDSLSSPGNFVLTCQWKNLAQHFKIQRTVLRLSEAYSRVQYQFEMESFDSIPGLVRCYVGNRRPISQQSGAIIFQPINRTVPLRCLEERYGTPPGLAREGSLVEGRPDVAKRLSLTTGSVQAREPSLPRGNLLRNKEKSGSQPACLDHMQDRRALSLKAHQSESYLPIGCKMPPQSSGVDTSPCPSSPVFRTGSEPTLSPAVVRRVSSDARAGEALRGSDSQLCPKPPPKPCKAPLLKAPPSPSPWLPSEANYCELNPAAATGCDRGARPPFCAQDSYVELLKAKQNGAPGPRNSGTNYLILDDSDRARPRAPPAAAQMGQGQDAEAEFALPLLETASSFRPNDFVSKLLPPENKPLETAMLKRAKELFTSNDPKVIARHMLSVDCKVARILEVSEEMRKNMGVSSGLELITLPYGHQLRLDIIERHSTMAIGIAVDILGCTGTLEDRAATLNRVIQVAVELKDSMGDLYSFSAIMKALEMPQITRLEETWTALRRQYTQTAILYEKQLKPFSKTLHEGRESTCVLPNNISVPLLMPLVTLMERQAVLFEGTDTWEKNNESCEIMMNHLTTARRMAEAAHSYRMNAERILEGFQPDEEMSEIIKTEFQMRLLWGSKGAQVNQAERYEKFNQILTALSRKLEPPPVKQAEL
- the BCAR3 gene encoding breast cancer anti-estrogen resistance protein 3 isoform X5, with the protein product MAAGKFASLPRNMSVNHQFPLASSMDLLSSKSPLADHRTDAYQDVSIHGTLPRKKKGPPPLRSCDSFSHAGTLPHSKSPRHNSPLTQDIIQEHPRQDWKGEVFTSRDQQLLDPTLEYVKFSKERHVMDRTPERLKKELEEELLLSSEDLRSHAWYHGRIPRQVSENLVQRDGDFLVRDSLSSPGNFVLTCQWKNLAQHFKIQRTVLRLSEAYSRVQYQFEMESFDSIPGLVRCYVGNRRPISQQSGAIIFQPINRTVPLRCLEERYGTPPGLAREGSLVEGRPDVAKRLSLTTGSVQAREPSLPRGNLLRNKEKSGSQPACLDHMQDRRALSLKAHQSESYLPIGCKMPPQSSGVDTSPCPSSPVFRTGSEPTLSPAVVRRVSSDARAGEALRGSDSQLCPKPPPKPCKAPLLKAPPSPSPWLPSEANYCELNPAAATGCDRGARPPFCAQDSYVELLKAKQNGAPGPRNSGTNYLILDDSDRARPRAPPAAAQMGQGQDAEAEFALPLLETASSFRPNDFVSKLLPPENKPLETAMLKRAKELFTSNDPKVIARHMLSVDCKVARILEVSEEMRKNMGVSSGLELITLPYGHQLRLDIIER